From the Aminivibrio sp. genome, one window contains:
- a CDS encoding sulfurtransferase TusA family protein, with the protein MSETFVVDARGLSCPQPVIETRKALEKHSGGPVEVLVDTVTSRENVARFGASHGWKVAKEETEDGFRVIFTR; encoded by the coding sequence ATGTCTGAAACTTTCGTTGTCGATGCCCGGGGGCTCTCCTGTCCCCAGCCCGTGATCGAAACGCGGAAAGCCCTCGAGAAACATTCCGGAGGGCCTGTGGAAGTGCTCGTGGATACGGTCACGTCCAGGGAAAATGTCGCCCGTTTCGGCGCGAGTCATGGATGGAAGGTTGCGAAAGAGGAAACTGAAGACGGCTTCAGGGTAATTTTTACACGCTGA